A region of the Deltaproteobacteria bacterium genome:
ATTCTAAGGTCACCTTCCCCCACCTTAAGCTAACGCTGGGAGTGTGGAGGAAGGTCGTTTCGCCTTCCTTGACCTTGAACAAAATTGCCTTTTTATGGATGGACACTAGTTAATGATAGAGAAGGAAAGCCTCCCTTTCCGCCAGAAAGGATTCCAGCTCTTCCTTCCACTCCATTTGCATGCTTGACAGGTCTTCCCCTTTCTCGATTTTTCCCCGCAGCCGGGAATCCCCCAGAATCAAGTCGATCGGCATCCTATCGTAATCATATTCATAGGGTGGGCTTTTCCACTCGAATTGGTCCTCGTGGGTGAAGAGCACCGCCTGAAGCAAAGCAAGCGAGAGTAAATAGGGCCGAAATGTAGTCGGATCCAGGACATGGATCATGAATCCGTGGCATATCTGCCCTTGCCATTTGTGAAAGGTAGGGCGGAATGACATCTCCTGGAGGTGGCAGCCTTCTAAAAAGGGACCTTCTGTTTTTTCCAGAACCGCCCTTGTGTCCAGGTAAGGCGCCCCGAAAAGCTCAAATGGCCGGCAGGTGCCTCTTCCTTCGGAAAGGTTGGTCCCTTCCCACAGGACCTGCCCGGGATAGACCTGGGCCGTTTCGGGCAAAGGCATGTTAGGGGACGGCATCAGCCATCTGAGACCCGTGTCTTTCCATAACATGTGCCTCCGCCAACCCTTCATGGGCACGATTTCCAGCTCGCATCCGAGCTTGAACACCTTGTTGAACATCCTTGCCATCTCACCCATTGTCATTCCATGACGCATGGGCAAGGCATACGGACCCACAAAAGAGTAA
Encoded here:
- a CDS encoding DUF1343 domain-containing protein, with protein sequence MPTVATGLDVLREDYWSNLKGSRLGYLSNPASLDRGLRSGKKILADLLPGHLKALFGPQHGHGGEDQDNMIETPHATDPELKIPVYSLYSGTREPTREMLDRLDILIIDLQDVGTRVYTFASTMLNCLKAAAGFNKRILVLDRPNPLGGVIVEGNLLKEELYSFVGPYALPMRHGMTMGEMARMFNKVFKLGCELEIVPMKGWRRHMLWKDTGLRWLMPSPNMPLPETAQVYPGQVLWEGTNLSEGRGTCRPFELFGAPYLDTRAVLEKTEGPFLEGCHLQEMSFRPTFHKWQGQICHGFMIHVLDPTTFRPYLLSLALLQAVLFTHEDQFEWKSPPYEYDYDRMPIDLILGDSRLRGKIEKGEDLSSMQMEWKEELESFLAEREAFLLYH